A region of Roseobacter litoralis Och 149 DNA encodes the following proteins:
- a CDS encoding sarcosine oxidase subunit delta, translated as MIINHPLLGPRDSSEFTYLGDASLIDRPDPQADTAAQDFYEYQYIRENPAGLLRELWFHEGGDRSWLVVTRNTITHEITSVEMARDVARARGRSI; from the coding sequence ATGATCATTAATCACCCCCTTCTTGGCCCGCGCGACAGCTCCGAATTCACCTATCTTGGGGACGCATCGTTGATCGACCGGCCCGATCCACAGGCGGACACCGCAGCGCAGGATTTCTACGAATATCAATACATTCGTGAAAACCCCGCGGGGCTCTTGCGCGAGCTTTGGTTTCATGAGGGGGGCGATCGGTCCTGGCTGGTCGTGACCCGCAATACCATTACCCATGAGATAACGTCAGTTGAGATGGCGCGCGACGTCGCGCGCGCGCGGGGGCGCAGCATATGA
- a CDS encoding sarcosine oxidase subunit beta family protein — MRYSGFQVIKEALTGHKGWAPAWRDPEPKSQYDIVIIGGGGHGLATAYYLAKEFGHKKIAVLEKGWIGGGNVGRNTTIVRSNYLLDGNAPFYEFALKLWEGLEQDFNYNAMVSQRGILNLIHTDAQRDAFIRRGNAMRLNGIDADLLSVDEIRARYPFLNFENARFPIKGGLAQHRGGTVRHDAVAWGYARGADSRGVDIIQNCEVTGFRVENGCCTGVETSRGFVGAGKIGCAVAGSSGRLMSKVDMRLPMESHVLQAFVSEGLKPVLPGVITFGAGHFYCSQSDKGGLVFGGDLDGYNSYAQRGNLPVLEDVCEGGMAIFPMMGRARLLRMWGGIMDMSMDGSPIIDRTHIDGLYFNGGWCYGGFKATPASGFCFAHLLAKDAPHPTATAFRFDRFEKGRMIDEKGMGAQPNLH, encoded by the coding sequence ATGCGATATTCAGGTTTTCAGGTCATCAAAGAAGCGCTGACAGGGCACAAAGGCTGGGCGCCTGCGTGGCGCGACCCTGAACCCAAAAGCCAATATGACATCGTCATCATTGGCGGCGGCGGGCATGGTCTTGCCACCGCCTATTATCTTGCGAAGGAATTCGGGCATAAAAAGATCGCCGTTCTTGAGAAGGGATGGATTGGTGGCGGCAACGTCGGGCGCAATACCACGATTGTGCGATCAAACTATCTGCTGGATGGCAACGCGCCCTTCTACGAATTCGCGCTCAAGCTCTGGGAAGGGCTGGAGCAGGATTTCAATTATAACGCGATGGTCAGCCAGCGCGGGATATTGAACCTGATTCATACGGATGCGCAGCGGGATGCCTTTATCCGACGCGGCAATGCCATGCGGTTGAACGGAATCGATGCTGATCTTTTAAGCGTTGATGAGATCAGGGCACGCTATCCCTTCCTCAATTTCGAAAACGCGCGCTTCCCGATCAAGGGTGGTCTGGCCCAACACAGGGGCGGCACGGTGCGACACGACGCCGTGGCCTGGGGGTACGCGCGCGGCGCCGACAGCCGAGGCGTCGACATCATCCAGAACTGTGAAGTGACGGGTTTTCGCGTTGAAAACGGCTGCTGTACCGGTGTCGAAACCTCGCGCGGCTTTGTCGGCGCGGGCAAGATCGGCTGCGCGGTTGCCGGATCTTCGGGGCGATTGATGTCCAAAGTCGACATGCGCCTGCCCATGGAAAGCCACGTCTTGCAGGCCTTTGTCAGCGAAGGTCTGAAACCCGTCTTGCCGGGTGTCATCACATTCGGTGCAGGGCATTTTTATTGCAGCCAGTCCGACAAGGGTGGTTTGGTCTTTGGCGGCGATCTGGACGGGTATAATTCCTATGCGCAGCGCGGCAATCTTCCCGTACTCGAAGACGTCTGCGAGGGTGGCATGGCGATTTTCCCGATGATGGGCCGCGCGCGGCTTTTGCGCATGTGGGGCGGGATCATGGATATGTCGATGGATGGCTCTCCGATCATAGACCGGACGCACATCGACGGGCTCTATTTCAATGGCGGGTGGTGTTACGGGGGCTTCAAGGCAACGCCTGCATCCGGTTTCTGCTTTGCCCATCTGCTGGCCAAGGACGCGCCGCATCCGACCGCAACGGCCTTCCGCTTTGACCGGTTCGAAAAAGGGCGCATGATTGATGAGAAAGGGATGGGCGCACAGCCCAATTTGCACTGA
- a CDS encoding aconitase X, whose product MLASIQLTEDEAAVLDGQTGSQGHRMALQIVLEAAQILGADRLVPIHFAHIDGCLYHGASGTLFCERLVELGAQTAVPATTNVGALNLLKPAQSRLSGEARKMAFRLMVAHERLGCIPSWTCAPYQAGARPAFGTQVAWGESNAVAFCNSVLGARTNRYGDFLDIACAIAGRAPYYGLHLAENRHATLLLDLADIPAEWQQDEVFFPVLGALIGRLAGARVCAVKGIVGTPGEDQLKALFAGAASTGAVGLVHLIGITPEAPDQATAFGGTKAREVIAITPRMMIAAKQDLSHADSGRIDAVALGSPHFSSDECRSLLEMAGGIPFKVPVYVCLGRHSMTDLEKDRTAQALEALGVVFVLDTCVVVTPILPDRPGVLMTNSAKFAHYAKGNTGYDPVFGSLKNCVASARAGRVICSGGAW is encoded by the coding sequence ATGTTGGCGAGCATCCAGTTGACTGAGGACGAAGCGGCGGTGCTTGACGGGCAGACCGGATCGCAAGGTCATCGTATGGCATTGCAAATTGTGCTGGAGGCCGCGCAAATTCTGGGAGCTGACCGGCTGGTGCCGATCCATTTTGCTCATATTGACGGGTGTCTTTATCATGGCGCGTCCGGGACCCTTTTTTGCGAGCGGTTGGTTGAGCTTGGCGCACAAACTGCTGTGCCTGCGACGACCAATGTGGGTGCTTTGAACCTCTTGAAACCCGCGCAATCCCGCCTGTCCGGCGAGGCGCGGAAAATGGCGTTTCGGTTAATGGTTGCGCACGAACGGTTGGGCTGCATTCCCAGCTGGACCTGCGCGCCCTATCAGGCGGGTGCGCGCCCGGCTTTTGGCACGCAGGTCGCATGGGGGGAATCCAACGCGGTGGCTTTTTGCAACAGTGTTTTGGGCGCGCGCACCAATCGTTATGGTGACTTTCTGGACATTGCCTGCGCAATTGCGGGCCGCGCGCCTTATTATGGGCTGCACCTTGCTGAAAACCGACATGCGACCCTCTTGCTCGACCTGGCTGACATCCCTGCGGAATGGCAGCAGGATGAGGTTTTCTTTCCGGTCCTTGGCGCGTTGATCGGTCGTCTGGCAGGCGCGCGCGTTTGCGCCGTTAAGGGTATCGTCGGCACCCCGGGTGAGGATCAGCTCAAGGCATTATTCGCGGGTGCTGCGTCAACCGGGGCGGTGGGGCTTGTCCATCTGATTGGCATCACGCCTGAGGCCCCTGATCAGGCAACCGCATTCGGGGGCACCAAAGCCCGTGAAGTTATCGCGATCACACCGCGCATGATGATCGCTGCCAAACAGGATTTGAGCCATGCGGATAGCGGTCGCATTGATGCGGTGGCCTTGGGCAGTCCCCATTTTTCATCCGATGAATGTCGCTCGCTGCTCGAGATGGCGGGTGGCATACCGTTCAAAGTGCCGGTCTATGTTTGCCTCGGCCGCCACAGTATGACCGATCTGGAAAAGGACCGCACAGCGCAGGCGCTTGAGGCTTTGGGCGTTGTGTTTGTTCTGGACACCTGCGTGGTTGTGACGCCAATTCTGCCTGATCGCCCCGGTGTTTTGATGACCAACTCCGCCAAATTTGCCCATTATGCCAAAGGAAATACTGGCTATGACCCGGTCTTCGGAAGCCTGAAAAACTGTGTCGCAAGTGCCCGCGCAGGCCGGGTCATCTGCTCTGGGGGGGCTTGGTGA
- a CDS encoding aconitase X swivel domain-containing protein — protein MRWQAEVLCAGVTRGEVLRMDAPLSFWGGVDPASSKVVLAGHPQRGAPITGKIIVLPHLIGSSSSSAVLLELIYRKLNPLALILGQRDAILPIGVVVARQMGWRAPAVVLLPDPPFVSGDMLSIAEDGSILTTGSRNTSR, from the coding sequence ATGCGGTGGCAGGCGGAGGTGTTATGCGCAGGCGTCACCCGCGGCGAGGTCTTGCGCATGGACGCGCCGTTGAGTTTCTGGGGCGGTGTTGATCCGGCTTCCTCCAAAGTGGTGCTGGCGGGCCACCCACAACGGGGCGCGCCGATCACAGGTAAGATCATCGTTCTGCCGCACCTGATCGGGTCAAGCAGCTCGTCAGCGGTGCTGCTTGAGCTGATTTACCGCAAACTCAACCCGCTTGCGCTGATCCTCGGGCAGCGCGACGCAATCCTGCCCATCGGCGTGGTTGTCGCCCGGCAGATGGGCTGGCGCGCACCTGCGGTTGTGCTCCTGCCAGACCCGCCTTTTGTGTCAGGTGATATGCTGTCCATTGCCGAAGATGGCTCGATTCTGACAACTGGTTCGCGGAATACGAGCCGCTGA
- the hemA gene encoding 5-aminolevulinate synthase: protein MDYGSYFAKTLSSLKEEGNYRVFAELERKRGAFPRAQSHGGETEKPVTIWCSNDYLGMGQHPDVLRAMHDALDRCGAGAGGTRNISGTTHDHVKLEAELADLHGKESALLFTSGYVSNWAALGTLAGRIPDCLVLSDALNHASMIEGIRHSKAERQIWKHNDLADLEAKLAQQPLDRPKLIASESVYSMDGDIAPIAEICDLADKYNAMTYLDEVHAVGLYGARGGGIADREGLMDRLTVIQGTLGKAFGVVGGYIAASADLCDFVRSFSSGFIFTTALPPAVAAGAAASVRHLKTSQTERDAHQNRVAEVRARLDALGIPHEMNPSHIIPVMVGCPVKCKYISDILMRDFGVYIQPINYPTVPKGTERLRITPSPVHSAADIDHLVAALGELWTQCELARLPMAAQ from the coding sequence ATGGATTATGGATCGTATTTCGCAAAGACGCTTTCAAGCCTGAAAGAAGAGGGTAACTACCGCGTATTCGCTGAACTTGAACGGAAACGGGGCGCTTTCCCACGGGCGCAGTCACATGGCGGCGAGACCGAGAAACCGGTGACGATCTGGTGTTCGAATGACTACCTTGGCATGGGGCAACACCCCGACGTGCTGCGCGCGATGCATGATGCGCTGGACCGCTGCGGTGCGGGTGCAGGTGGTACGCGTAACATCTCAGGCACGACCCACGATCATGTGAAACTTGAAGCAGAGCTTGCGGATTTACACGGCAAGGAAAGCGCATTGCTTTTTACCTCCGGCTATGTGTCCAACTGGGCCGCGCTGGGGACGCTGGCGGGCAGAATTCCTGACTGTCTTGTGCTGTCAGATGCGCTCAACCATGCGTCGATGATCGAAGGCATCCGCCATTCCAAAGCAGAACGTCAAATCTGGAAACACAATGATCTGGCCGACCTTGAGGCCAAACTGGCGCAACAACCGCTCGATCGGCCCAAGTTGATCGCATCCGAGAGCGTTTATTCCATGGATGGCGACATCGCACCCATTGCTGAAATCTGCGATCTGGCGGATAAATACAACGCCATGACATATCTGGATGAAGTCCACGCGGTTGGCCTTTACGGCGCGCGCGGCGGTGGCATTGCAGATCGCGAAGGACTGATGGACCGGCTGACTGTGATCCAGGGCACTCTGGGCAAAGCCTTTGGCGTCGTGGGCGGCTATATCGCTGCATCCGCTGATCTGTGCGATTTTGTGCGCAGTTTTTCCAGCGGGTTTATCTTTACCACAGCCCTGCCGCCCGCCGTGGCCGCGGGGGCAGCAGCCTCCGTCCGCCATCTCAAGACGTCGCAGACAGAACGCGACGCGCATCAAAACCGTGTGGCCGAAGTGCGCGCGCGGCTGGATGCCCTCGGCATTCCGCATGAGATGAACCCGAGCCATATCATTCCGGTGATGGTGGGCTGTCCGGTCAAATGCAAGTACATTTCCGATATTCTGATGCGGGATTTCGGCGTCTACATCCAGCCGATCAATTACCCGACGGTTCCGAAGGGGACGGAGCGTTTGCGCATCACCCCGTCCCCGGTCCACAGCGCCGCAGACATCGACCATCTGGTGGCCGCATTGGGTGAACTGTGGACGCAATGCGAGTTGGCGCGTCTGCCCATGGCCGCACAGTGA
- a CDS encoding glutathione S-transferase, translating to MTPVFYSFRRCPYAMRARLALVSAQVPVCLREVVLKDKPQAFLNASPSGTVPCLVTDQGVIDESLDIMIWALKQNDPERLLDMPDTGWQLIETCDGPFKAALDRTKYATRYPESDQGVARAQAAEFLYALEAQLSESLFGKATLADLAILPFVRQFAFIDKPWFDAQDWPRLQHWLAQFLASDAFSAIMPKYPQWQPGHDAVGFP from the coding sequence ATGACGCCTGTGTTCTATTCCTTTCGCCGCTGCCCTTACGCGATGCGCGCACGTCTTGCGCTGGTATCTGCGCAGGTTCCCGTGTGCCTGCGCGAAGTCGTGCTGAAAGACAAGCCGCAGGCGTTTCTGAACGCCTCGCCCAGCGGCACAGTCCCCTGTCTGGTCACGGATCAGGGCGTGATCGACGAGAGCCTCGATATCATGATCTGGGCGTTGAAGCAGAACGACCCGGAGAGATTGTTGGACATGCCCGACACCGGCTGGCAATTGATCGAAACCTGCGATGGTCCATTCAAAGCGGCGCTTGATCGCACGAAATATGCCACACGATACCCGGAGTCCGACCAAGGGGTGGCGCGCGCACAGGCGGCTGAGTTTTTATATGCGCTTGAGGCGCAGCTTTCAGAGTCTTTGTTTGGCAAGGCAACGTTGGCCGATCTGGCGATTTTACCCTTTGTGCGGCAATTCGCATTCATTGATAAACCGTGGTTTGATGCGCAGGACTGGCCACGGCTCCAGCACTGGCTGGCGCAGTTTCTCGCAAGTGACGCCTTTTCGGCGATCATGCCGAAATACCCGCAATGGCAACCGGGCCATGACGCTGTTGGTTTTCCATAG
- a CDS encoding glucokinase — protein sequence MPHPSQKYSLVADIGGTNTRVALCDGVDVLNPTIRRYRNAENDGFTSVLAQYLAAEGNVRPKAVCVAIAGPVNGGKGRLTNLDWDMDAEEIAKATGAAHVALLNDLQAQGYALDQLASDDLACVRQGSATAKGNARLVVNLGTGFNASPVFMTQAGAYVATSESGHANMPIRTDQDLRLCAFIEEHHGFAAIDDILSGRGLERVFAFVAHEAGESRVLNSAAIMSACVDDSDDLAVETVQYFVRLTAMVIANLALVQLPFGGIYLVGGLSGAIAPFMKDANFEAAFLDKGRFADFMTDFGIYVVQDDYAALKGNAAYLNGVLQG from the coding sequence ATGCCTCACCCTTCGCAAAAGTATTCCTTGGTTGCAGATATTGGCGGTACGAACACGCGCGTGGCTTTATGCGATGGTGTAGACGTGCTCAACCCCACGATCCGGCGCTATCGCAATGCGGAAAATGACGGGTTCACCTCCGTTCTGGCGCAGTATCTTGCCGCCGAGGGGAATGTGCGGCCAAAGGCTGTCTGTGTTGCGATCGCAGGGCCCGTCAATGGCGGCAAGGGGCGGCTGACCAATCTTGACTGGGACATGGACGCCGAAGAAATAGCCAAGGCGACAGGGGCCGCACATGTGGCCTTGCTCAATGACTTGCAGGCGCAGGGATATGCGCTTGATCAACTGGCATCCGATGATCTTGCCTGCGTGCGCCAAGGGTCTGCAACGGCCAAAGGCAACGCGCGTCTTGTCGTAAACCTTGGGACGGGGTTCAATGCCTCCCCGGTTTTCATGACGCAGGCCGGTGCCTATGTGGCCACGTCTGAAAGCGGCCATGCCAACATGCCGATCCGAACGGATCAGGACCTGCGGCTCTGTGCGTTCATCGAGGAACATCACGGGTTTGCCGCGATTGATGACATCCTGTCGGGCCGCGGGCTGGAGCGTGTCTTTGCCTTCGTGGCGCATGAGGCTGGCGAAAGTCGCGTGTTGAACTCGGCAGCCATCATGTCCGCGTGTGTGGATGACAGCGATGACCTTGCGGTCGAAACTGTGCAGTATTTCGTGCGCCTGACGGCGATGGTCATTGCCAATCTTGCGTTGGTGCAACTGCCCTTCGGTGGCATTTATCTGGTGGGCGGGCTGTCCGGCGCAATCGCGCCGTTCATGAAGGACGCGAATTTCGAAGCGGCGTTTCTGGACAAAGGCCGCTTTGCAGATTTCATGACAGATTTCGGTATTTATGTCGTGCAAGACGATTATGCCGCGCTGAAAGGCAATGCGGCCTATTTGAACGGTGTTTTGCAGGGCTAA
- the pcaG gene encoding protocatechuate 3,4-dioxygenase subunit alpha, producing MTLPDTPRQETASQTAGPYVHIGLMPVMAGLSIYPQEVGRALAGPDTQGERIEVQGSIFDGAGEAIKDAIIEVWQADAEGGLAGNDGFTGWGRVATDFDTGVFSFETIKPGCVAAQGGRVMAPHLTLWIVARGINIGLNTRMYFPQDSQAHDIDPVLSGYVPQDRRDTLIARREGDSYHFDIHLQGARETVFFGF from the coding sequence GTGACCCTGCCTGATACCCCAAGACAGGAAACCGCGTCGCAAACCGCTGGCCCCTATGTCCACATCGGTCTCATGCCCGTCATGGCGGGACTGAGTATTTATCCACAAGAAGTGGGCCGCGCCCTTGCAGGGCCAGATACGCAAGGTGAGCGTATCGAGGTGCAAGGTTCCATTTTTGACGGCGCGGGCGAAGCTATAAAAGATGCAATCATTGAGGTCTGGCAGGCGGATGCCGAGGGCGGCTTGGCAGGAAACGATGGGTTCACCGGGTGGGGGCGCGTGGCGACGGACTTTGATACAGGTGTATTTTCGTTTGAAACCATCAAACCGGGATGCGTTGCGGCACAGGGCGGCAGGGTGATGGCCCCTCACCTCACCCTCTGGATTGTTGCACGGGGGATCAACATCGGGCTGAACACACGGATGTATTTCCCGCAGGACAGCCAAGCGCACGACATTGACCCCGTGCTGTCAGGATATGTACCGCAAGACCGGCGCGACACCCTGATCGCCCGGCGCGAGGGAGACAGCTATCACTTTGACATTCACCTGCAGGGCGCGCGGGAAACTGTTTTCTTTGGTTTCTGA
- the pcaH gene encoding protocatechuate 3,4-dioxygenase subunit beta, which translates to MSKRALSPRNWQVHPPALAPAYKTSRLRAPAQPLIAMDPTISELTGPTFVPAQIAVSDSDLLQNHKTTGLPIGERIIVHGRVLDEQARPVPHTLVEIWQANASGRYRHANDSYFAPLDPNFGGCGRALTDQDGAFRFHTIKPGAYPWPNGPNSWRPAHIHFSVFGTAFAQRLITQMYFEGDPLLKLCPIYQAVPDQRAKELLVAPLDMERSEPFDSIAYRFDIVLRGARSTPFENRPEGN; encoded by the coding sequence ATGAGCAAACGCGCGCTGTCCCCCAGAAACTGGCAGGTACATCCGCCCGCCCTTGCACCGGCCTATAAAACCAGCCGGTTGCGCGCGCCTGCGCAACCTCTCATCGCGATGGACCCGACCATAAGCGAGCTGACGGGCCCCACATTCGTCCCGGCGCAGATCGCTGTGAGCGACAGTGATCTGCTGCAAAACCACAAAACCACAGGCCTCCCGATCGGCGAGCGGATCATCGTGCATGGGCGCGTTCTGGATGAACAGGCGCGACCCGTCCCTCATACGCTGGTCGAAATCTGGCAGGCCAATGCCAGCGGGCGCTATCGTCATGCGAACGACAGCTATTTCGCACCGCTGGATCCGAATTTTGGCGGTTGTGGCAGAGCCCTCACCGATCAGGACGGTGCCTTTCGGTTTCACACGATCAAACCGGGCGCCTACCCTTGGCCAAACGGTCCCAATAGCTGGCGCCCTGCGCATATCCATTTCTCGGTCTTTGGCACCGCATTTGCACAACGCCTGATAACACAGATGTATTTTGAAGGCGACCCGCTGCTGAAGCTTTGCCCGATCTATCAGGCGGTTCCCGACCAGCGCGCCAAAGAGCTGTTGGTTGCCCCGCTGGACATGGAGAGGAGCGAACCGTTTGACAGTATCGCCTATCGCTTTGACATCGTCCTGCGCGGGGCACGTTCCACCCCCTTTGAGAACCGGCCCGAGGGGAATTGA
- the pcaC gene encoding 4-carboxymuconolactone decarboxylase codes for MSDRFEDGMSIRRAVLGDAHVDKTEAERHPIETPFQTLITEAAWGTVWASDGISLRERSMLTLALLAATRNFDEIPMHIRATARTGASPQDVMEAFQHVAIYAGVPAANHAIKLAKQTYAEMEDAGE; via the coding sequence ATGAGCGACCGGTTTGAAGATGGCATGTCCATAAGGCGCGCCGTTCTCGGAGACGCGCATGTCGACAAGACAGAGGCCGAGCGGCACCCGATTGAGACGCCGTTTCAGACACTGATCACCGAAGCGGCATGGGGCACGGTTTGGGCCAGCGACGGTATCAGCCTGCGCGAACGCTCCATGCTGACGCTTGCCTTGCTTGCCGCCACCAGAAATTTTGATGAAATCCCGATGCATATAAGGGCCACCGCGCGTACAGGTGCCAGCCCGCAGGATGTGATGGAAGCCTTTCAGCATGTGGCGATCTATGCCGGGGTGCCCGCAGCAAACCATGCGATCAAACTGGCCAAGCAGACCTATGCGGAAATGGAAGATGCAGGTGAATGA
- a CDS encoding TRAP transporter large permease, producing the protein MGIEIGIELLTLIMFGSLLALLMAGLPLAFVTGGLACVFLFILGDAQSLNIVPSRIFPLMTNYQLSAIPLFIFMAAMLERAGIINDMFDVIYKVLGGVRGGLAAATIIASTVLAAMVGVIGAAVVTMGIIALPAMLKRGYDPKIAMGSIMAGGTLGILIPPSILAIIYAVVAEQSVGELFIGAVIPGLMLSGMYILYVLLRSAINPTLGPPIPIEERISTQEKIRLIGKMSAPIALIAVVLGVIFSGVATPVEAAGIGTFGAFIVAAIHRKLTWPTVREACLTTLKASAMVIWIMFGATIFVGLYVLEGGQQFVQDSLAATGFGPWGILIIMMIVLVVLGMFLDWVGILLLCVPIFVPIIKAMGPEPFGMTDPNDLVLWFGVLYLVNMQMSFLSPPFGYALFYLRGVAPPEIPMTDIFKAALPFLALQIVALVICMFFPQVITWLPNLVYG; encoded by the coding sequence ATGGGCATTGAAATCGGAATTGAGCTTCTAACGCTCATCATGTTCGGCAGCCTGTTGGCACTTTTGATGGCAGGCTTGCCGTTGGCCTTTGTGACCGGTGGTCTGGCCTGTGTCTTCCTCTTTATCCTTGGGGACGCACAATCGCTCAACATCGTGCCAAGCCGCATCTTTCCGCTGATGACGAACTACCAGTTATCGGCCATTCCGCTGTTTATCTTTATGGCCGCCATGCTTGAGCGGGCGGGGATCATCAACGATATGTTCGATGTGATCTATAAGGTGCTGGGCGGGGTGCGCGGGGGTTTGGCCGCAGCAACGATCATCGCCTCTACTGTGCTTGCTGCGATGGTCGGCGTGATCGGTGCCGCCGTGGTGACCATGGGCATCATCGCCCTGCCCGCGATGTTGAAACGCGGCTATGACCCCAAGATTGCCATGGGTTCGATCATGGCCGGGGGTACGCTGGGCATCCTGATCCCGCCCTCCATCCTCGCGATCATCTATGCGGTTGTGGCGGAACAATCCGTTGGGGAATTGTTTATCGGGGCCGTCATTCCCGGTCTGATGCTGTCGGGCATGTACATTCTGTATGTTCTGCTGCGCAGCGCGATCAATCCAACCCTTGGCCCGCCCATTCCCATCGAAGAGCGGATATCAACGCAGGAAAAGATCCGTCTGATCGGGAAAATGTCCGCGCCAATTGCCTTGATCGCCGTGGTTCTGGGTGTGATCTTTTCCGGCGTCGCCACCCCGGTTGAGGCGGCAGGCATCGGGACGTTTGGCGCGTTCATCGTCGCGGCCATCCACCGCAAGCTGACGTGGCCAACGGTCCGCGAGGCCTGCCTGACCACGCTGAAAGCCAGCGCAATGGTCATCTGGATCATGTTTGGTGCGACCATTTTCGTTGGTCTTTACGTGCTCGAAGGTGGCCAGCAATTCGTGCAGGACAGCCTTGCCGCCACCGGTTTTGGGCCATGGGGCATCCTGATCATCATGATGATCGTGCTGGTCGTTCTGGGCATGTTCCTTGACTGGGTCGGCATCCTGCTTTTGTGCGTGCCGATCTTTGTGCCGATCATCAAGGCCATGGGGCCGGAGCCTTTTGGCATGACCGATCCGAACGATCTGGTGCTGTGGTTTGGGGTGCTTTATCTGGTCAACATGCAGATGTCGTTCCTGTCGCCGCCCTTTGGCTATGCGCTGTTCTACCTGCGCGGCGTGGCACCGCCCGAAATCCCGATGACGGATATCTTCAAGGCAGCACTGCCCTTCCTTGCGCTGCAAATCGTGGCCCTCGTGATCTGCATGTTCTTTCCGCAGGTGATCACTTGGCTACCCAATCTGGTTTACGGATAA
- a CDS encoding TRAP transporter small permease subunit, giving the protein MPSLSFTLPHWLYLVGLIAFPLIAMALARRPQPADREYSSALGYMILVTGGIIGLHRFYLKSMLGFLYLPVFLFILYSNGQEQTARNALSNVTNEVRSAERMIDRETPRLEKAREDVITFTTALSEAEEGSFAEKSAQRRLDRATGGVETSSERIEEAQQALDAVGDRLEIATQARLFWTNAAKYALYTILAFLVIDALMLPGMVRRANAAIEPEEMTELERALANAAIEEGPKDDREWGKNWIDRLSLFCGEFVSYWAVIAVFVYYYEVIARYVFNSPTNWAHEAMYLMFGMQYLIAGSYAMLTETHVRVDIFYAPLKKKSKAWVDLLTSVFFFIFAGTLLVTSYIFAMDAIAVPSGNGVLSSWARGEIPTTEMLATFNMAQFTDPAIRWGEISFNEWEVPLWPMKWVMVIGGLLLVLQGVSKLAKDVRAVARGA; this is encoded by the coding sequence ATGCCCAGTCTAAGCTTTACGCTGCCACACTGGCTCTATCTGGTTGGCCTGATCGCCTTTCCACTTATTGCCATGGCATTGGCCCGTCGCCCCCAGCCCGCTGATCGTGAATATTCCTCCGCACTTGGATATATGATCCTTGTGACGGGTGGCATCATCGGGCTGCACCGCTTTTACCTCAAAAGCATGCTCGGCTTTCTGTATTTGCCAGTCTTTTTGTTCATTCTCTATTCAAATGGGCAGGAACAGACGGCACGCAACGCCCTGTCAAATGTTACAAATGAGGTGCGCAGTGCCGAGCGGATGATAGACCGCGAAACGCCAAGGCTGGAAAAGGCCCGCGAGGATGTCATCACATTTACCACCGCGTTGTCGGAGGCGGAGGAAGGGTCATTCGCCGAGAAATCCGCGCAACGCAGGCTGGACCGCGCGACTGGCGGTGTCGAGACGAGTTCCGAGCGCATTGAAGAGGCACAACAGGCCCTCGATGCCGTTGGAGACCGACTGGAAATTGCGACGCAGGCGCGGCTTTTCTGGACGAATGCTGCCAAATACGCGCTCTACACCATTCTGGCTTTTCTGGTGATCGACGCGCTGATGTTGCCCGGGATGGTCAGACGCGCAAATGCCGCGATTGAGCCCGAAGAGATGACGGAGCTCGAACGAGCGCTGGCAAATGCCGCAATAGAAGAAGGCCCAAAAGACGACCGCGAATGGGGCAAGAACTGGATCGACCGTCTCTCGCTCTTTTGTGGTGAGTTTGTCTCGTATTGGGCGGTGATCGCGGTCTTTGTCTATTACTACGAGGTGATCGCGCGCTACGTCTTTAATTCGCCCACCAACTGGGCGCATGAGGCGATGTATCTGATGTTCGGCATGCAATATCTGATTGCAGGGTCTTATGCGATGCTGACCGAGACCCACGTACGGGTCGACATCTTTTACGCGCCGTTGAAAAAGAAATCCAAGGCGTGGGTCGATCTGTTGACGTCGGTCTTTTTCTTTATTTTCGCCGGGACGCTGCTGGTGACCAGCTACATCTTTGCGATGGATGCAATCGCCGTCCCCTCCGGTAACGGGGTGCTGTCCTCATGGGCGCGCGGTGAAATTCCGACCACCGAAATGCTGGCCACCTTCAATATGGCGCAGTTCACAGACCCTGCGATCCGCTGGGGCGAGATCAGCTTTAACGAATGGGAAGTCCCGCTTTGGCCAATGAAATGGGTCATGGTGATTGGCGGCCTGCTATTGGTGCTGCAAGGCGTCTCAAAGCTGGCAAAAGACGTGCGCGCAGTCGCAAGAGGGGCATAA